The Gemmatimonadaceae bacterium genome contains the following window.
GAAAGCGACGCGCTGGCGACCACGGAGGCCGCCCCGCCCTTCAGCGCACTGCCGGCCTGTGCCAGCGCAGCTTCCCACGAAGCCGGCTGGCCCGCCACCACCGGTGTCTCCAGCCGGTCGTCGCGGTTCACCCAGTTGTAGTCCAGCCGCCCTTCATCGCACAGATAGAAGTGATTGACGTCGCTGTTCGAGCGCGGCTTCATCCGCACGAGCGCCTGGTCGCGCGTCTCGAGCGTGATGTTGCACCCCTGCGCGCAGTTGGGGCAGATGGACGCCGTGCGGTCCAGCTCCCAGGCGCGCGCCTTGTTGGCGAAGTCCTTGCTGATGAGCGCGCCCACCGGGCACAGGTCGATGACGTTGGCTGCCCACGGATGGGACAGGTCGTGATCGGGGGCGATGCCGATGTGCGCGCGGTCGCCGCGCTCTTCCACGCACAGCGCGCGGTCGCCGGCCACGTCGCCCATGAAGCGGACGCAGCGCGTGCACAGGATGCAGCGGTTGGTGACGTACAGGACGTCGCCGCCGAAGTCCTCGGCCGGGTTGAAGCGCTTCGGCTCGCGATACCGCGAGTCGGCGCGCCCTTCCTGGAAGGTGTAGTCCTGCAGCTCGCACTCGCCGGCCTGGTCGCAGATCGGGCAGTCGAGCGGATGGTTGATGAGCAGGAGCTCCAGCACGCCCTTGCGGGCGTCGAGCGCCTTCTGGCTGTAGACGCTCACCACCTGCCCCTCGGCCACGGTCGTCGCGCAGGACGGCGCCAGCTTGGGCATCTTCTCCACTTCGACGAGGCACATGCGGCAGACGCCCGCGATCTTGAGCCCCGGGTGGTAGCAATAGTGCGGGATGAGCACCCCGGCGGTCTTGGCCGCCTCGAGGATGGTCATCCCCTCGGGGACGCTGACCTGGCGTCCCTCGATGGTCAGGTTGACGAGTTTCTGGTCGGCCATCAGCCCACCGCCACGGTGGAGGATCGCTTGCCGGTGATGAGCGCCTCGAACTCGCCGCGGAAGCGCGTGATCCCGCTGGTCACGGGGGCGCCGCACGAGTCGCTGAGCACGCAGATCGTCTTGCCGGTCATGTTCTCGGTCAGCTCGAAGATCGTGTCGAGGTCCTCGAAGGTCCCCTGCCCGGCCACGATGCGCTCGAGAATCTTGGTCATCCACGCGGTGCCTTCGCGGCACTGCGTGCACTGGGCGCAGCTCTCGTGGGCGTAGAACCGCGCGAGGCGGGCCAGCTGCTTGGGCATCGACTGCGCGTCGTCGAAGATGATGACGCCGCCGGAGCCCAGCATTGTGCCGAACTCCATGAAGCCCTCGTAGTCCATCTTCACCTGCTCGGCTTCCTCGATGGTGATCACCGGCACCGACGAACCGCCGGGGATGATCGCCTTGAACTTCCGTCCGGGCAGCGGGCCGCCGCACAGGTCGTAGAGGAATTCCTTGAACGGGAAGCCCATCGGCACTTCGTAGTTGCCGGGGCGCGCGACGTTGCCGCAGACTGAGAAGAGCTTGCTGCCGCAGCTCTTGGGGCTGCTCAGGCACATCGCCTTGTACCACTCGGGGCCGTTGTTCAGGATGTGCGGCACCGCGGCGAGCGTCTCGACGTTGTTGATCGTCGTGGGCATGCCGAAGAGGCCGGCCACCGCCGGGAAGGGCGGCTTGATGCGCGGGTTGCCGCGGCGCCCCTCGATGGAGTTCATCAGGGCCGTCTCTTCGCCGCAGATGTACGCGCCCGCGCCGCGATGGACCCAGATGTTGACCGTCTTGCCCGAGCCGCAGGCGTTTGGGCCGATCACGCCGGCCTTCCGCGCCTCCGCCAGCGCCGCTTCCATCACGGCGATGGGCTCCGTGAACTCGCCGCGGATGTAGATGTAGCACGTCTCCGCGCCGATCGCGTGAGCGGCGATCGCGCACCCTTCGATGAGGGCGTGCGGCGTCCACCGCATGATCTCGCGGTCCTTGAACGTGCCGGGCTCCGATTCGTCGGCGTTGCAGCACAGGTAGTGCGGCTTGCCGTCGCCGAGCTTCATGAACGACCACTTGAGGCCGGTCGGGAAGCCGGCGCCGCCGCGACCGCGGAGCCCCGATTCCTTGACGACGTTCTGGATCGCCACCGGGTCGGTGGCCAGCGCCTGCGACAGCGCCTTATAGCCCCCGCGCGCCTTCCAGCCTTCGAGCGTGCGCGCCTCGGGATCGCCGAAGTACTTGCTCAGGATCGGCGTTTCGCGCGGGTGGGATTTGTGGGGATAGCCCATGGATTCAGACGGTAGACGGTAGACGGCAGACGGCAGACGGCAGACCGGCCCAACGAAGTACTGTTGTCTCTCTGTTGTTTCTCTGTTGTCTCTCTGTTGTTTCTCTTACGCATATCGCTGGAGAATCTCGGGCACTTTCTCCACACTCACACTGTCGATGAAGTCGTCGTTGACCATGATTGGCGTTGCAAACCCGCACGCCCCCAGGCACTCGACTTCAATCACGGTGTACTTGCCGTCGGCCGAGGTGAGGCCCAGCTCGCCGCAGCCGGTCTTCTCGAGGAAGGCCTTCACCACGTCCTCGGCGCCCATGCAGTTGCAGCAGGACGTCGTGCAGACCTGGATGAAGAACTTTCCCACCGGATGCTGGTGGTACATGGTGTAGAACGTCACCACGCCCTTCACGTAGGCGGCGCTCAGGCCAAGCACGTCGCCCACTTCCTTCATGGCGTGCTCGCTGATCCAGCCCCGCTCGTCCTGCACGATCCAGAGCGCGGGCAGGAGGCCGGCCTGCCGGGTGGGATAGCGCGACAGGATGTCGTCGAGCTTGGCACGCGGCGCGGAGCCGGCGGTGAAGACCGGCACGTAGGGCTCGTCGTGGTGACCGTGCGGGGGCTGCACAACCGCCCCGCCGGACGCGGATGGACCGTGGCTCATCTGTCAATCTCTCCCATCACGATATCAATCGACGCGTTGATGGCGATCACGTCGGACAGCAGGTGGCCCTCGACCATCTTGGGGATGGCGGCGAGGTTGACGAACGACGGCGGCCGGATGCGCCAGCGCACCGGCTTGGCCGACCCGTCGGACACCATGTAGTAGCCCTTCTCGCCCTTCGGGGCCTCGACGGCGACGTACGCCTCGCCGGTCGCCGGGCGCGGCCCTTCCATCACGTTCTTGAAGTGATGGATCATGCTTTCCATCTCGCTGGTCGCCTTGTGCTTCGGCGGCAGGATGACGCGCGGGTCGTCGACGTTCACCGGCCCGTCGGGAAGGCGCGCGATGGCCTGCTCGAGGATGCGGATGGACTGCCGCATCTCCTCCATGCGCACCAGGTACCGGTCGTACACGTCGCCGTGCACACCCACCGGGACCTCGAAGTCGTACGTCTCGTAGTCGAGGTACGGGAAGTCCTTGCGGAGGTCGTAGTCGACGCCGGAGGCGCGCAGCATCGGGCCGGAGAGGCCGTAGTTGATCGCCTCCTCGGGCGACATCACGCCGATGCCCACCGTGCGTCCCACCCAGATGCCGTTCTTCGTGACGACGCGGTCGCACTCGTCGAGCGTCTTCATGAAGGTGCGGACGAAGGCCTTGAGGCCGTCGAGCCAGCCGTCGGGAATGTCGGCGGCCATGCCGCCCACGCGCGAGGCGCTCGTCGTGAGACGCGCGCCCACCCACCCCTCGAACAGGTTGTAGACGTTCTCGCGCTCCTGGAACGACCAGAGGAAGGGCGTGTAGGCCCCGATGTCGATGCAGGTCGTCCCCATCCAGACGAGGTGCGAGATGATGCGCGACAGTTCCATGCCGATCACGCGCAGCACCGTGCAGCGGGGCGTGACCTCGATGCCGAACAGCTTCTCGGCCCCCATCGCGAAGGCGATGTTGTTGCCCACGCAGTTCAGGTAGTCGTCGCGGTCCGTCCAGGGAATGATCTGGTTGTACTGGCGGTACTCGCCGATCTTCTCGAAGCCGCAGTGCAGGTAGCCGATGTGCGGAATGCAGCGCACGACGGTCTCGCCATCGAGCTCGAGCACCAGGCGCAGCACGCCGTGCGTCG
Protein-coding sequences here:
- a CDS encoding 2Fe-2S iron-sulfur cluster-binding protein; this translates as MADQKLVNLTIEGRQVSVPEGMTILEAAKTAGVLIPHYCYHPGLKIAGVCRMCLVEVEKMPKLAPSCATTVAEGQVVSVYSQKALDARKGVLELLLINHPLDCPICDQAGECELQDYTFQEGRADSRYREPKRFNPAEDFGGDVLYVTNRCILCTRCVRFMGDVAGDRALCVEERGDRAHIGIAPDHDLSHPWAANVIDLCPVGALISKDFANKARAWELDRTASICPNCAQGCNITLETRDQALVRMKPRSNSDVNHFYLCDEGRLDYNWVNRDDRLETPVVAGQPASWEAALAQAGSALKGGAASVVASASLSNEALWLLKQAVGTGKFRVATGAEAPLPGVADLALRADRAPNATGAELLGFSRADQPLAGAGAVVVIAGDDCEGLDTAALASAKTVIFLGTVAPKGLPASATLLPIANFAEEEGTFTNLRGRVQRYLQARPAPGYARASWMALAGLAAAAGKTGAYDSAEAVFAAMAKAEGAFSGMSYDSVGLKGQVAPGARVNA
- the nuoD gene encoding NADH dehydrogenase (quinone) subunit D, translating into MATKRTVEVELSTTGIGPDGKPQRVPLFANEAGGLAVQAPPGLEPDLEGEHMLINIGPQHPATHGVLRLVLELDGETVVRCIPHIGYLHCGFEKIGEYRQYNQIIPWTDRDDYLNCVGNNIAFAMGAEKLFGIEVTPRCTVLRVIGMELSRIISHLVWMGTTCIDIGAYTPFLWSFQERENVYNLFEGWVGARLTTSASRVGGMAADIPDGWLDGLKAFVRTFMKTLDECDRVVTKNGIWVGRTVGIGVMSPEEAINYGLSGPMLRASGVDYDLRKDFPYLDYETYDFEVPVGVHGDVYDRYLVRMEEMRQSIRILEQAIARLPDGPVNVDDPRVILPPKHKATSEMESMIHHFKNVMEGPRPATGEAYVAVEAPKGEKGYYMVSDGSAKPVRWRIRPPSFVNLAAIPKMVEGHLLSDVIAINASIDIVMGEIDR
- the nuoF gene encoding NADH-quinone oxidoreductase subunit NuoF, giving the protein MGYPHKSHPRETPILSKYFGDPEARTLEGWKARGGYKALSQALATDPVAIQNVVKESGLRGRGGAGFPTGLKWSFMKLGDGKPHYLCCNADESEPGTFKDREIMRWTPHALIEGCAIAAHAIGAETCYIYIRGEFTEPIAVMEAALAEARKAGVIGPNACGSGKTVNIWVHRGAGAYICGEETALMNSIEGRRGNPRIKPPFPAVAGLFGMPTTINNVETLAAVPHILNNGPEWYKAMCLSSPKSCGSKLFSVCGNVARPGNYEVPMGFPFKEFLYDLCGGPLPGRKFKAIIPGGSSVPVITIEEAEQVKMDYEGFMEFGTMLGSGGVIIFDDAQSMPKQLARLARFYAHESCAQCTQCREGTAWMTKILERIVAGQGTFEDLDTIFELTENMTGKTICVLSDSCGAPVTSGITRFRGEFEALITGKRSSTVAVG
- a CDS encoding NAD(P)H-dependent oxidoreductase subunit E, producing MSHGPSASGGAVVQPPHGHHDEPYVPVFTAGSAPRAKLDDILSRYPTRQAGLLPALWIVQDERGWISEHAMKEVGDVLGLSAAYVKGVVTFYTMYHQHPVGKFFIQVCTTSCCNCMGAEDVVKAFLEKTGCGELGLTSADGKYTVIEVECLGACGFATPIMVNDDFIDSVSVEKVPEILQRYA